Proteins from one Rhizobium sp. CB3090 genomic window:
- a CDS encoding GntR family transcriptional regulator → MASPRKVDNVSGLKETGSARVYKKLRDDILRVLIAPGTSLDEVSLSQRFKLSRSPIREALVRLSGEGLVQILPNRSIIVTPMEFDKMPEFLDALDLMQRVVTRFAALHRTPADLIKIREAQKGYEQELSNAMKSGDSIGMIEKNFEFHMAIAAACRNSYFADSYRRLLQEGRRLLFFHFQYQSLDPNLTQKEVSAAHVAIIDAIEMRDADRAEHEAHLHAVQFRGRFMEFLNRNLTAKLSLDFADNQG, encoded by the coding sequence TTGGCATCACCGCGAAAAGTTGACAATGTGAGTGGCCTCAAAGAAACCGGCAGCGCTCGCGTCTATAAGAAGCTGCGTGACGACATTCTTCGCGTCCTCATCGCTCCCGGGACTTCGCTTGACGAAGTCAGCCTTAGCCAACGGTTCAAGCTTTCGCGCTCTCCGATCCGGGAAGCGCTCGTGCGGCTTTCCGGCGAGGGGCTGGTGCAAATCTTGCCGAACCGCAGCATCATTGTGACGCCGATGGAATTCGACAAAATGCCAGAGTTCCTGGACGCTTTGGATCTCATGCAACGGGTCGTTACGCGGTTTGCCGCGCTTCATCGTACACCGGCGGACTTGATTAAAATTCGCGAGGCTCAAAAGGGCTACGAGCAGGAGTTGAGCAATGCGATGAAATCAGGCGATTCCATCGGAATGATCGAGAAAAATTTTGAATTCCACATGGCTATAGCCGCGGCTTGCCGGAATTCCTACTTTGCAGACTCTTACCGTCGTCTCTTGCAAGAGGGTCGCCGACTATTGTTCTTTCACTTCCAATATCAGTCGCTGGACCCAAATTTGACCCAAAAGGAGGTGTCGGCCGCACACGTTGCCATCATTGATGCCATCGAAATGCGCGACGCCGATCGAGCCGAACACGAAGCACATCTCCATGCGGTACAATTCAGGGGCCGGTTCATGGAATTCCTGAACCGGAATCTAACCGCCAAGCTCAGTCTGGACTTTGCCGATAACCAGGGTTGA
- a CDS encoding TetR family transcriptional regulator, whose translation MKKRIRNPEQTKSRIIEFAIEEFTERGLDGARIDAIAEQSQTNKSLIYKYFNSKEDLYIASLASTYEKMRASQHEIDLNDPDPVVCMRQLVERTFDTFANNPRIVRMLTHENVLNARFLKETLSVKLLYTPLLEKLEKVISDGQDKGVFRPGIDLKHLYISISALGYFYFSNMHTLGIVLEKNLAEADAIASQKQMAVDMTLAYLRNPPASI comes from the coding sequence GTGAAGAAACGTATCCGCAATCCCGAGCAGACAAAAAGCCGCATCATCGAATTCGCGATCGAGGAATTCACCGAGCGGGGGCTCGACGGGGCGCGCATCGATGCCATCGCGGAACAGTCCCAGACCAACAAAAGCCTGATCTACAAGTATTTCAACAGCAAGGAAGATCTCTACATCGCGAGCCTCGCAAGCACCTATGAGAAGATGCGCGCCTCGCAGCATGAGATCGACCTTAACGATCCCGATCCGGTCGTCTGTATGCGCCAATTGGTCGAGCGCACATTTGATACCTTTGCCAACAATCCGCGCATCGTGCGAATGCTGACCCATGAGAACGTGCTGAATGCGCGCTTTTTGAAAGAGACCCTTTCGGTGAAGCTTCTCTACACACCGCTTCTCGAAAAATTGGAAAAGGTCATCAGCGACGGTCAGGACAAGGGCGTGTTCCGGCCGGGCATCGACCTCAAGCACCTCTACATCTCAATTTCCGCGCTGGGTTATTTCTATTTTTCCAACATGCATACGCTGGGCATCGTGCTTGAGAAGAATCTGGCCGAGGCTGACGCGATTGCCTCCCAGAAGCAGATGGCCGTCGATATGACCCTTGCCTATCTTCGCAACCCGCCGGCATCCATTTGA
- a CDS encoding proline racemase family protein: protein MIFDRKLEILQVHCQGEIGNVLVGGAPEIPGATALEKMNYINNVDDSLRRFVTFEPRANVAMTVNLLLEPTRPDADAGFIVLQADRAHAMSGSNSICVVTALLESGRVAMVEPETIVRLDTPAGLITARARCENGRCLSVSIDNVPSFAEVLDQEIVTLRWGRIKADICFGGVYYGLVDVEQIGLAIEPNNARALAEAGIELKALLAEQVKVKHPMLLGVDEIAYVMFRSREPDGAIRTCTTLKPGRVDRSPCGTGSSANLASLYARGLVSVGDKKISRSIIGGEFHVQALAEAEVGGRKAVIPRISGQGFIYGKQELRLVSDDPFAKGFALSDTWGPQVHLLD from the coding sequence ATGATATTCGACCGCAAGCTTGAGATTCTCCAGGTGCATTGCCAGGGGGAAATCGGCAATGTTCTCGTGGGCGGCGCCCCGGAAATCCCGGGTGCGACCGCGCTCGAAAAAATGAACTACATCAATAATGTGGATGACAGCCTGCGCCGTTTCGTGACCTTCGAACCGCGCGCCAATGTAGCCATGACCGTGAACCTGCTTCTGGAGCCTACCCGTCCCGACGCGGATGCCGGCTTCATCGTGCTACAGGCCGATCGTGCGCATGCGATGTCGGGTTCGAACAGCATCTGCGTCGTAACCGCGCTTCTCGAAAGCGGACGCGTGGCCATGGTCGAACCGGAAACCATCGTGCGGCTTGATACGCCGGCCGGCCTCATCACCGCACGGGCTCGCTGTGAGAATGGCCGCTGCCTTTCCGTCAGCATCGATAATGTGCCGAGCTTTGCCGAAGTGCTCGATCAGGAAATCGTCACGCTGCGCTGGGGACGCATCAAAGCCGACATCTGCTTCGGCGGCGTCTACTACGGCCTCGTCGACGTAGAGCAGATCGGCCTTGCCATCGAGCCGAACAATGCACGCGCACTGGCGGAAGCTGGCATTGAGCTCAAGGCGCTGCTTGCGGAGCAGGTCAAGGTCAAACATCCGATGCTGTTAGGTGTGGACGAGATCGCCTATGTCATGTTCCGCTCGCGCGAGCCGGACGGCGCAATCAGAACCTGCACCACGCTAAAGCCCGGCCGCGTCGATCGTTCGCCTTGCGGCACCGGCAGCTCCGCAAACCTGGCAAGCCTGTACGCACGCGGGCTCGTATCCGTGGGAGATAAAAAGATCTCGCGCTCGATCATCGGCGGAGAATTTCATGTACAGGCGTTGGCGGAAGCGGAAGTGGGAGGGCGCAAGGCGGTCATCCCGCGGATTTCCGGCCAGGGCTTCATCTATGGAAAACAGGAATTGCGGCTGGTCTCTGACGATCCTTTTGCCAAGGGCTTTGCTCTTTCGGACACCTGGGGACCGCAGGTGCACCTTCTGGACTAA
- a CDS encoding sugar phosphate isomerase/epimerase family protein, giving the protein MSGYDLSRFAINQITTPKWSMPQAIEGYAAQGIRGIAVWRNFLDDYGLGATARHLRDANMWVASLCTSAWVNETDPAKLRAAIDTNKRILDQAAAIGAPCVVMVVGGLPVGDKDLAGQRRRIRDVLVELAPYARSVGGKLGLEPLHPMYCGDRSAMNLITECNDLIDELGDESASLVPDVYHCWWDPAFERELRRAGPTRIQTFHYCDWLVPTRNLRDRGMVGDGVIDLPRIRGWLDDIGYDGPFELEIFSELDWWERDPAETVRIAIERCGPLVGPRK; this is encoded by the coding sequence ATGAGTGGATACGATCTTTCCCGCTTCGCAATCAATCAGATCACGACCCCTAAATGGTCCATGCCGCAGGCTATCGAAGGCTATGCCGCCCAAGGCATCCGCGGAATTGCCGTCTGGCGGAATTTCCTCGATGACTACGGTCTAGGGGCGACCGCACGCCATTTGCGAGATGCAAACATGTGGGTTGCGTCGCTTTGCACCAGTGCCTGGGTGAACGAAACCGACCCGGCGAAGCTTCGCGCCGCGATCGACACCAACAAGCGCATCCTTGACCAGGCAGCGGCCATCGGCGCACCTTGCGTCGTCATGGTTGTCGGGGGCCTGCCTGTGGGAGACAAGGATCTGGCCGGTCAGCGGCGTCGGATTCGCGACGTCTTGGTGGAGCTCGCACCTTATGCGCGCTCTGTCGGGGGCAAGCTGGGGCTTGAGCCTCTTCATCCGATGTATTGCGGTGATCGAAGTGCCATGAACCTGATCACCGAATGCAATGACCTTATCGACGAACTGGGTGATGAATCGGCCAGCCTCGTCCCGGATGTCTATCATTGCTGGTGGGATCCGGCATTTGAACGGGAGCTGCGCCGCGCCGGCCCTACGCGCATCCAGACCTTCCATTATTGCGACTGGCTTGTTCCGACCAGAAATCTGCGTGATCGCGGCATGGTGGGAGATGGCGTCATCGATCTTCCGCGAATTCGCGGCTGGCTGGACGACATTGGCTACGACGGCCCGTTCGAGTTGGAGATTTTCTCCGAGCTCGATTGGTGGGAGCGCGATCCGGCGGAAACGGTGCGCATCGCTATCGAGCGCTGCGGGCCTTTGGTCGGCCCACGCAAATAA
- a CDS encoding hydantoinase B/oxoprolinase family protein gives MAQKHNDPITFAVIKNALDTIVDDMAFAVMRTARSPIVRDVLDYSVTLCDKHGRILSQAKTVALHLGAVPDAMAVIMERYANDLAAGDVIVFNDPYEGGMHLPDIFMIRPIFHQDSLRGFSVVIAHHCDVGGRVPGSNAADSTEIFQEGLRIAPMKLYSKGVLNDTLMRIIGKNVRLPELVFGDLEAQFATCNLGERELLRLIERYGADELDSYFDDLIDYGEQLTRAAIRSWPDGEYSFEDYIDGDGFSTDAIPIRVKLTVDGDHLNVDFAGSSPQVKGAINSTLSFVKSATYLSVRCALDAEVPNNAGVYRCITIAAPEGSILNPQMPAAVAARALTGYRVVDTVLGALSQIAPRKVMAAGEGGNTVLAFGGWDKETREPFVLVDMINGAWGGRWNKDGVEGVTNPSQNMSNLPVETLEVRYPLMMDEYSLRPDSCGAGEYRGGLGLIRQYRLLAEEAVLQIRADRHDHPPYGLFGGKPAAPCVNILDPDGENIVLPAKITRTIGKNVVVRHEQAGGGGYGNPLKRSLELICDDLSNGKITRAYAEAHHGVVFADDGFSVDETNTAKRRGGAA, from the coding sequence ATGGCCCAGAAACACAACGACCCCATTACGTTCGCCGTCATCAAGAACGCGCTCGACACGATCGTCGACGATATGGCCTTTGCCGTCATGCGCACAGCGCGCTCGCCGATCGTCCGGGACGTGCTCGATTATTCCGTGACGCTCTGCGACAAGCATGGCCGCATCCTCTCGCAGGCGAAGACGGTGGCCCTCCATCTGGGCGCCGTGCCGGATGCGATGGCTGTCATCATGGAGCGCTATGCCAATGATCTCGCGGCCGGCGACGTGATCGTCTTCAATGACCCCTATGAGGGTGGCATGCACCTGCCGGATATTTTCATGATCCGGCCGATCTTCCATCAGGACAGCCTGCGCGGCTTTTCGGTGGTAATTGCCCATCATTGCGACGTCGGCGGTCGTGTACCCGGTTCCAATGCGGCCGACTCCACGGAAATCTTCCAGGAAGGCCTGCGCATCGCGCCGATGAAGCTTTACAGCAAGGGTGTGCTCAACGACACGCTGATGCGGATCATCGGCAAGAACGTCCGCCTGCCTGAACTGGTCTTCGGCGATCTCGAGGCACAGTTCGCCACGTGCAACCTCGGCGAACGCGAACTCCTGCGTCTCATCGAACGCTACGGCGCGGATGAACTCGACAGCTATTTCGATGACCTGATCGACTACGGTGAGCAATTGACGCGCGCAGCAATCCGCTCCTGGCCGGATGGAGAATACAGCTTCGAGGACTATATCGACGGCGATGGCTTCTCGACCGATGCGATCCCGATCCGCGTCAAGCTAACGGTCGATGGCGATCATCTCAACGTCGATTTCGCCGGTTCTTCGCCACAGGTGAAGGGCGCGATCAATTCCACGCTCTCCTTCGTCAAGTCGGCCACCTATCTCTCGGTGCGCTGTGCGCTCGATGCCGAAGTTCCGAACAATGCGGGTGTCTATCGCTGCATCACCATCGCGGCGCCGGAAGGTTCGATCCTCAATCCGCAGATGCCGGCGGCCGTCGCGGCACGCGCGCTGACAGGCTATCGTGTCGTTGATACGGTGCTCGGAGCATTGTCGCAGATCGCCCCGCGTAAGGTCATGGCGGCCGGCGAGGGGGGTAATACGGTTCTCGCCTTCGGCGGTTGGGATAAAGAAACCCGCGAGCCGTTCGTGCTGGTCGATATGATCAACGGTGCCTGGGGCGGGCGCTGGAACAAGGATGGCGTGGAGGGTGTCACCAATCCGTCCCAAAATATGTCCAACCTTCCGGTCGAGACGCTGGAAGTCCGCTATCCTCTGATGATGGACGAATACAGTCTGCGGCCGGATTCTTGCGGCGCCGGCGAATATCGTGGCGGTCTCGGTCTCATCCGCCAGTACCGCCTGCTTGCCGAGGAAGCCGTTCTCCAGATCCGTGCTGACCGCCACGACCATCCGCCTTATGGGCTGTTCGGCGGCAAGCCGGCGGCGCCCTGCGTCAACATCCTCGATCCGGATGGCGAAAACATCGTCCTGCCTGCCAAGATCACCCGCACTATCGGAAAGAATGTCGTGGTTCGTCACGAACAGGCTGGCGGTGGTGGGTATGGCAATCCGCTGAAGCGCTCGCTGGAACTCATCTGCGACGATCTGTCGAACGGCAAGATCACGCGTGCATATGCCGAAGCGCACCACGGGGTCGTGTTTGCAGACGATGGATTTTCTGTCGACGAAACAAATACGGCCAAGCGCCGCGGAGGCGCAGCGTAA
- a CDS encoding hydantoinase/oxoprolinase family protein, protein MNNARIGVDIGGTFTDLVLFGDGGETFFTKVPSTPAKPEEAVLTGIRQITETASLSVAAVTEVVHGTTVGSNTLLQKVGAKTGLITTKGFRDVLEIGRVRTPTMFDLSWEKAVPLIARRYRLEVDERSTADGRILKEVDEQEIIEIGRFFEAEGVESVAICFINSYRNPENETRALEIMRKHFPKMWVTASVSVLPEIREYERTSTTAVNAYVLPSLRAYFERLENGLRDIGVSAPLLISNSNGGLSSARMAQEKPVFFISSGRSAGVVGAGRLGDAAGEKDLVVFDMGGTTASASLIHKGELSRANEYEFRAGISTPSRFIKAGGYLMRVPTVDVAEVGSGAGSIARIDEGGLLHVGPLSAGADPGPVCYGIGGTSPTVTDANVVLGFLPPVLAGGTMKLDVEGARAAVKRDLAEPLKLSIEDAAFGIREVVNINMARTIKAVTVERGVDPRDFAILAFGGSGPVHACDLARTLGISRVIFPRSPGVFTATGMLAAKVERYFLRSLNGMLDQLPVERVNALLKEMRAEAIASLAEEGYSEGQVECGFEADLRFKGQDFELPIALPEKVTEEDRARLRADFREAYKAIYGYASDDSVEIVNIRLNASGNSGNRLAFTAHRPEDGPADVTVRKIYFSRKDGWIDTPIHKRATFRGGAAGPLIIESPDTTIVIPPGAKADLDAFGNVVASLA, encoded by the coding sequence ATGAACAACGCACGCATAGGCGTGGATATTGGCGGAACGTTCACCGATCTGGTTCTCTTCGGCGACGGCGGCGAGACCTTCTTTACGAAGGTACCCTCCACACCGGCCAAACCAGAGGAAGCAGTATTGACCGGCATCCGTCAGATCACGGAAACGGCCAGCCTTTCCGTCGCGGCCGTAACAGAAGTGGTTCACGGCACCACCGTTGGCTCCAACACCCTGCTGCAGAAGGTCGGCGCGAAAACAGGGCTGATCACCACGAAGGGCTTTCGTGATGTGCTGGAAATCGGACGTGTCCGCACGCCCACTATGTTCGACCTGAGCTGGGAAAAGGCCGTGCCGCTGATTGCCCGCCGCTACCGTTTGGAAGTGGATGAAAGATCGACGGCCGACGGCCGGATCCTGAAAGAGGTGGACGAGCAGGAAATCATCGAAATCGGCCGGTTCTTCGAGGCCGAAGGTGTGGAATCCGTCGCGATCTGCTTCATCAACTCCTATCGCAATCCCGAGAACGAAACGCGGGCATTGGAAATCATGCGCAAGCATTTTCCAAAGATGTGGGTCACGGCTTCGGTGTCGGTTCTCCCCGAGATCCGTGAATACGAGCGTACCTCGACGACGGCGGTGAACGCCTACGTCTTGCCCTCGCTGCGCGCTTATTTCGAGCGCCTCGAAAACGGGCTGCGCGACATCGGCGTTTCTGCGCCGCTGCTTATCAGCAATTCCAATGGCGGTCTTTCCAGCGCCAGAATGGCGCAGGAGAAGCCCGTCTTCTTCATTTCCTCCGGCCGTTCGGCCGGTGTGGTCGGTGCGGGCCGCCTGGGCGATGCGGCAGGCGAAAAGGATCTCGTCGTCTTTGATATGGGCGGCACGACCGCATCTGCCTCGCTGATCCACAAGGGGGAACTCTCCCGTGCCAACGAATATGAATTCCGCGCTGGCATTTCCACGCCGAGCCGCTTCATCAAGGCGGGCGGCTACCTGATGCGCGTTCCCACGGTCGACGTTGCCGAAGTGGGCAGCGGCGCCGGCTCCATCGCCCGCATCGATGAAGGCGGCCTCTTGCATGTCGGTCCGCTTTCGGCAGGTGCCGATCCGGGCCCGGTCTGCTACGGCATTGGCGGCACCTCTCCGACCGTGACCGATGCCAATGTCGTGCTCGGCTTCCTGCCGCCGGTGCTTGCCGGAGGCACCATGAAGCTCGACGTCGAAGGCGCCCGAGCCGCCGTCAAGCGCGATCTTGCCGAGCCGCTCAAGCTCTCTATCGAGGATGCTGCCTTCGGCATCCGCGAAGTGGTGAACATCAATATGGCACGCACCATCAAGGCAGTGACCGTCGAGCGTGGCGTGGATCCGCGCGACTTCGCGATCCTCGCTTTCGGTGGTTCGGGTCCGGTGCATGCCTGCGATCTTGCCCGCACGCTCGGCATCTCCCGCGTGATTTTCCCGCGCTCGCCGGGCGTTTTCACAGCAACGGGCATGCTGGCTGCCAAGGTGGAGCGCTATTTCCTGCGCAGCCTCAACGGTATGCTGGACCAACTGCCTGTGGAGCGCGTCAATGCACTGCTGAAAGAAATGCGTGCAGAGGCCATCGCCTCGTTGGCGGAGGAAGGCTATTCGGAAGGTCAGGTCGAGTGTGGCTTCGAGGCGGATCTTCGCTTCAAGGGCCAGGATTTCGAGCTGCCGATTGCACTTCCTGAAAAGGTAACAGAAGAAGATCGGGCGCGCTTGCGTGCCGACTTCCGCGAGGCTTACAAGGCGATCTACGGCTATGCCTCAGACGACAGCGTCGAAATCGTCAACATCAGGCTGAACGCAAGCGGCAACAGCGGCAACCGGCTGGCTTTCACCGCACACCGGCCCGAGGACGGCCCTGCGGATGTCACCGTCCGCAAGATCTATTTCTCCCGCAAGGATGGCTGGATCGACACGCCGATCCACAAGCGCGCCACCTTCCGAGGCGGCGCGGCCGGGCCGCTCATCATCGAGAGCCCCGACACGACCATCGTCATTCCGCCGGGTGCGAAGGCCGATCTCGATGCCTTTGGCAATGTCGTCGCCTCGCTTGCCTAA
- a CDS encoding shikimate dehydrogenase gives MITGTTKIFYMLAHPISHVRTPELINPLFAARGIDAVMVPVHFAPEDFAAGWDAIRKTRNLGGLVVSVPHKEHAYALADEAEPAAEELGAANVIRREADGRMIATNMDGPGFLKGMLNDGRDAANQDVLLIGAGGAGKAIAFSLARSGCNSLRINDTDAARATALAEDIKRRYPHLAVSATSSDLEGISMLVNATPCGLHPETDPLPVDIRNLQPNMLVADIIMKPRETPLLKAAMACGCQVRYGAGMLDTQIELMISYFGY, from the coding sequence ATGATTACCGGGACTACAAAGATCTTTTACATGCTGGCGCATCCGATTTCGCATGTCCGTACTCCGGAGCTGATAAATCCGTTGTTTGCAGCTCGTGGCATCGATGCCGTCATGGTGCCGGTACATTTTGCTCCTGAGGATTTCGCCGCCGGCTGGGATGCGATCAGGAAAACTCGCAATTTGGGAGGGCTCGTCGTCAGTGTTCCGCACAAAGAACATGCGTATGCCCTTGCCGACGAAGCGGAACCCGCCGCCGAGGAATTGGGAGCTGCCAATGTCATCCGCCGCGAAGCCGACGGTCGAATGATTGCGACGAATATGGATGGCCCGGGATTCTTAAAGGGAATGCTGAACGACGGACGCGATGCAGCCAACCAGGATGTGCTTCTTATCGGTGCCGGTGGTGCCGGAAAAGCGATCGCCTTCTCTCTTGCGAGAAGTGGCTGCAATTCGCTTCGGATAAACGATACCGATGCCGCGCGCGCCACTGCGCTCGCAGAAGATATCAAGAGGCGCTATCCGCATTTGGCCGTTTCGGCGACCAGTAGCGACCTTGAAGGCATTAGCATGCTAGTGAATGCAACGCCATGCGGGCTTCATCCCGAAACGGATCCGCTTCCAGTGGACATACGCAACTTGCAGCCCAACATGCTGGTTGCCGATATCATCATGAAGCCGCGCGAGACGCCCTTGCTTAAAGCCGCGATGGCTTGTGGGTGCCAGGTTCGTTACGGAGCGGGCATGCTCGATACGCAAATCGAGTTGATGATCTCGTACTTCGGCTATTAA
- a CDS encoding tautomerase family protein codes for MPVIRIDMLAGRTHEQKSEIAKVFTAELARIAKCTEDDVQIVFSEYERSNWSKSGAMLDARAPTVIAREKALSGE; via the coding sequence ATGCCAGTCATTCGCATCGATATGCTTGCGGGCCGAACCCATGAACAAAAGAGCGAGATCGCCAAGGTTTTCACGGCAGAACTCGCGCGTATCGCAAAATGCACCGAGGATGACGTCCAGATCGTCTTTAGCGAGTATGAACGGAGCAACTGGTCAAAAAGCGGTGCCATGCTTGATGCAAGAGCCCCTACGGTGATCGCGCGAGAAAAGGCTCTTTCAGGTGAGTGA
- a CDS encoding FAD-dependent oxidoreductase, whose translation MSDVTVIGGGIIGICSAIALQDEGFAVELVDRGVETEAASYGNCGLLAAGEIVPISKPGILQKIPKWLSDPKSPLFVRPKDMIGQMPWLLRFLWSGRRSRVLEIVAGMTPLLSRAEDDYRALLQSAGLSDKLVTKPNIMAFNSKADIDADSFTWDLRVRHGFKHRFLDSKDLKAIEPALSGPITCGLLLEDWLQFSDPGIVRNKLAEFFQTRGGFLRKGSVTNLVTQGGRVSAIRLSNGEQIAVKRIVLAAGAWSAKLARDLGIKVPLAALQGYHHHLPNPNVKVNHAILYSNGGFVLTPMESGLRIGGTIEVAGLDPKPNFERANIIAEKAKAVLPGLDIIGGKQWMGPRPFMPDTMPVIDRATDHANVVMAFGHGQVGMTLGATTGKLVADLVTCRKSSLDLTPYKATRFSLGQKIPTPKEGNDLIRYPLN comes from the coding sequence GTGAGTGATGTCACGGTAATTGGCGGTGGCATCATCGGCATATGTTCTGCCATTGCGCTTCAGGATGAAGGTTTTGCCGTCGAACTGGTGGATCGCGGCGTGGAAACGGAAGCGGCGAGCTACGGGAATTGCGGTTTGCTTGCAGCAGGCGAGATTGTCCCGATATCCAAGCCGGGCATTCTGCAAAAAATTCCAAAATGGCTGTCGGATCCGAAGAGCCCGCTTTTTGTTCGTCCGAAGGACATGATCGGCCAAATGCCTTGGCTGCTGCGCTTTCTTTGGTCCGGCAGACGGAGCCGGGTTTTGGAAATCGTAGCGGGGATGACCCCGCTTCTTTCCCGAGCCGAGGATGATTATCGAGCCCTTTTGCAATCCGCCGGACTATCCGACAAGCTTGTCACGAAGCCTAATATTATGGCCTTCAATTCGAAGGCCGATATAGATGCCGATAGCTTCACCTGGGACCTCCGGGTCCGACACGGATTCAAACATCGCTTTCTAGACAGCAAGGATCTGAAGGCGATCGAACCGGCGCTTTCTGGACCGATCACCTGCGGGCTGCTTCTGGAGGATTGGCTGCAGTTTTCTGATCCTGGCATCGTCCGGAATAAGCTTGCCGAATTCTTTCAGACGCGGGGTGGCTTCCTACGGAAAGGGTCGGTCACAAACCTTGTGACCCAGGGCGGGAGAGTGTCTGCTATCCGTCTTTCAAATGGGGAGCAGATAGCCGTAAAGCGCATTGTGTTGGCTGCAGGTGCCTGGAGTGCCAAGCTTGCGCGGGACCTCGGGATTAAAGTGCCGCTCGCGGCATTACAGGGTTACCATCATCATCTGCCCAATCCGAATGTGAAGGTGAATCACGCCATTCTTTATTCGAATGGTGGCTTCGTTCTCACCCCCATGGAAAGTGGCCTGCGCATTGGCGGCACCATAGAGGTCGCGGGGCTTGATCCCAAACCCAATTTCGAACGTGCCAATATCATTGCCGAAAAGGCAAAAGCTGTTCTTCCAGGTCTGGACATCATAGGTGGAAAGCAATGGATGGGGCCGAGGCCCTTCATGCCGGATACGATGCCCGTCATCGACAGGGCAACAGATCACGCGAACGTCGTGATGGCATTCGGTCATGGACAAGTTGGCATGACGCTCGGCGCCACGACCGGGAAATTGGTTGCAGATCTGGTCACCTGCCGGAAATCATCGCTGGATCTCACGCCTTACAAGGCCACTCGATTTTCTCTGGGACAGAAAATACCAACGCCGAAAGAGGGTAACGATCTTATTCGCTACCCTCTAAATTGA